In Numenius arquata chromosome 3, bNumArq3.hap1.1, whole genome shotgun sequence, one genomic interval encodes:
- the C3H2orf88 gene encoding small membrane A-kinase anchor protein codes for MGCIKSKDAFPGSNAIQDERIREGNEGCTGEKSSLIAVKVDEKGPSSTIVLDYAHRLSREIVDQAVKQWAVTESKYSDIPYIESDVP; via the coding sequence ATGGGATGCATCAAATCCAAGGATGCCTTTCCAGGTTCAAATGCTATCCAGGATGAACGGATCAGGGAAGGTAATGAAGGATGCACTGGGGAGAAATCATCGCTGATAGCGGTGAAGGTGGATGAGAAAGGTCCATCAAGCACGATAGTGCTAGACTATGCACACCGTCTCTCCCGTGAGATCGTTGATCAGGCAGTGAAACAGTGGGCAGTGACTGAAAGCAAATATAGCGACATCCCTTACATCGAAAGTGACGTGCCCTGA